The Pochonia chlamydosporia 170 chromosome Unknown PCv3seq00012, whole genome shotgun sequence genome has a segment encoding these proteins:
- a CDS encoding hemolysin-III family protein (similar to Arthroderma otae CBS 113480 XP_002848138.1) — MESISDTASKASNGGRPALLLFDEMPEWFRRESNQWVLHGYRAISGSVHASFCSWSYIHNESVNIYSHLIPAILFLLGEGYIQQYLASRYSGVTGADFIAFSIFMLTAVTCLSLSATYHTLMNHSQHMEHFCLRLDMLGVVIFILGDLVLGIYMVFWCEPLPRNIYWSMVSLSPRIGVFGMLTIFMTTHPKFQGPKYRLFRALMFVATGLSGVAPLIHGLNLFGLSLMIRKAFPYTLAKAGCLLSGTSIYAVSLPIAHTTEKLTLIHVVLKTRFPESRYPGKFDLWGSHSIFHILVVCAAVVQLMGYLDAFDYAHANLTCSSL, encoded by the exons ATGGAATCCATCAGTGACACTGCATCCAAGGCCAGCAATGGAGGACGCCCAGCTCTTCTTTTGTTCGATGAGATGCCGGAATGGTTCCGACGTGAATCTAACCAGTGGGTTCTTCATGGCTATCGGGCCATCTCAGGCTCGGTTCACGCTTCGTTCTGCAGTTGGTCGTACATCCACAACGAGTCGGTCAACATCTATTCCCACCTCATCCCGGCCATTCTCTTCCTACTCGGGGAGGGGTATATCCAGCAGTACCTTGCCAGCAGGTACTCCGGGGTCACTGGCGCCGATTTCATTGctttctccatcttcatgctGACAGCCGTCACATGCCTGTCGTTGTCGGCGACATACCACACCTTGATGAACCATTCCCAACACATGGAACATTTCTGCCTGCGACTGGACATGCTGGGTGTAGTGATCTTCATACTGGGCGACCTTGTCTTGGGAATATACATGGTTTTCTGGTGTGAGCCTTTGCCTCGCAATATCTACTGGTCTATGGTTAGTTTATCTCCACGT ATTGGAGTTTTCGGGATGTTGACCATCTTCATGACAACGCATCCCAAGTTCCAAGGCCCAAAGTATCGCCTGTTCCGAGCATTGATGTTCGTGGCGACTGGTTTGTCCGGTGTTGCGCCCTTGATCCATGGTCTCAATCTTTTCGGCCTGTCGCTGATGATCAGAAAAGCTTTTCCCTATACTCTGGCAAAAGCAGGCTGCCTTCTATCTGGGACTTCCATTTATGCAGTGAGTCTCCCAATTGCACACACAACAGAGAAATTGACCCTAATACATGTCGTTCTGAAGACCAGGTTTCCCGAAAGTCGATATCCCGGCAAATTCGACCTATGGGGCTCCCATTCGATCTTTCACATCCTGGTGGTATGCGCTGCTGTGGTCCAGTTGATGGGGTATCTGGATGCCTTCGACTATGCTCACGCAAATCTCACTTGCTCGTCTCTTTGA
- a CDS encoding DDE superfamily endonuclease, CENP-B-like protein (similar to Metarhizium robertsii ARSEF 23 XP_007816558.2) yields MWPQFDKLPLELRKEIWKYATPPQIVQVHITTQNNLHGGGFHRAVRRSTQTKKRGNVRPLNLPLTRFLKTVSRSKYPSNLPYVPGADVIYFTGPCGGFFDVFAATYPNLSLPSVAIQASTGEIENNLQLEYICKTFPYLKEILVLTRLSDTTTEQLEAARDKCRTKLRKRGDACLSLMQNCLVAEVVIHQQVNIYFGEDAGTGPDSPIEVYGQVGTSPPASYSILLKNKQGKISEEENIRVGFAFLRAGIRRP; encoded by the exons ATGTGGCCCCAATTTGATAAATTACCGTTAGAGCTGAGGAAGGAAATATGGAAGTACGCGACTCCCCCACAAATTGTCCAGGTCCACATTACAACACAAAATAACCTGC atggtggtggcttcCACCGTGCAGTGAGGCGTTCTACACAAACAAAGAAACGAGGAAATGTCAGACCGTTGAATCTTCCCTTGACACGTTTCCTCAAAACAGTTTCGAGATCAAAATACCCCAGCAACTTACCCTATGTCCCAGGCGCTGATGTGATCTATTTTACCGGCCCCTGTGGAGGGTTCTTCGACGTATTTGCCGCTACCTATCCTAACCTTTCACTCCCATCAGTTGCTATTCAAGCCTCGACTGGGGAGATTGAGAACAACTTGCAACTGGAGTATATCTGCAAAACCTTCCCGTATCTGAAAGAGATCTTGGTGTTAACACGGCTATCTGACACGACTACCGAACAACTCGAGGCGGCCAGAGATAAATGCCGCACGAAACTCCGAAAAAGGGGAGATGCATGCCTCTCATTGATGCAGAATTGCCTGGTAGCGGAGGTTGTgattcatcaacaagttAATATTTActttggagaagatgccGGAACCGGGCCAGATAGTCCAATTGAGGTTTATGGACAGGTTGGAACGAGCCCTCCCGCTTCCTACAGTATTCTCTTGAAAAACAAACAGGGCAAAATTAGTGAGGAAGAAAATATCAGGGTGGGATTCGCGTTTCTTCGGGCGGGTATTCGCCGCCCTTGA
- a CDS encoding small GTPase-binding protein (similar to Metarhizium acridum CQMa 102 XP_007808147.1), whose product MHSVADSVSSVFSKGAFPEVYVPTVFENYVADVEVDGERVELALWDTAGQEDYDRLRPLSYPGTHVVLVCFAIDSPDSLENVKQKWAPEVSGYCRGVPVILVGCKMDLRFDQKTLAELKKIDKKPVTPEEGEKMRTSINARIYLECSAKINQGVREVFESATRAALLSRPHEKMRKCAVCPVL is encoded by the exons ATGCACTCTGTTGCTGATTCGGTTTCTAGTGTATTCTCCAAGGGTGCGTTTCCTGAG GTGTACGTCCCTACCGTATTCGAGAACTACGTCGCCGAcgtcgaggttgatggtgagcGCGTTGAGTTGGCCTTGTGGGATACggcaggacaagaagactATGACCGCCTCCGTCCCCTCTCCTACCCTGGCACCCACGTTGTCCTGGTCTGCTTCGCCATCGACTCACCTGATTCCCTCGAAAATGTTAAACAGAAG TGGGCTCCGGAGGTCTCTGGCTACTGCCGGGGAGTGCCCGTCATCCTAGTTGGTTGCAAGATGGATCTGCGATTCGACCAAAAGACGCTTGCGGAGCTGAAGAAAATTGACAAGAAACCCGTCACTCCTGAGGAG GGAGAGAAGATGCGAACGTCCATCAACGCCCGCATATACCTTGAGTGCTCAGCAAAGATCAACCAGGGTGTCCGTGAGGTATTCGAGAGTGCTACCAGGGCTGCTCTTCTATCTCGACCTCACGAGAAGATGCGAAAGTGTGCCGTTTGTCCGGTTCTATAA
- a CDS encoding forkhead box protein L2 (similar to Metarhizium robertsii ARSEF 23 XP_007821999.1), with amino-acid sequence MSPHEMSAASPPENACPNGSHGPGEGSRTTHLILPPNVSFSPITDDGTKPKYKYHQLIAMAILRSPMRRLTLKEIYKWISDTYSFYEPGQEWQNCVRHSLSMHKEFIKTKRQEGDPGLGGYWEIKPGNESKLLRKSTRKAASTEVCLISIRPEPSSLTKAPMGVPSPHPPASTSQIPRHPPNQCPEDVVTRSSDVLRLVGSSSDSSPVPRCSQARNRRRNHGLRTQSRTTATSPPLKRKFDSTDVAPAEMRPTPQTFYLTQMPELSNGRAEVEIARIRGSTCGSMKLRPPSYSPGHQSSDVGTNPPSTPAVRADSPPPLPSPSTSGRMRQNLSSQSLQSTPPPLFDIDEDNCPWSFFGLSEIGINPDINPQPEFDIFPDPVSMDSPLTVRIGSVDAHSPVNRAARRAPRDGSPPTAALADIPNFGAKQHRISTPLVKTAECCSSLFLEALNKACDGPGSPLWSPQSSPSPWDSSYEPSTMLYHRDGDN; translated from the coding sequence ATGTCGCCGCATGAGATGTCGGCCGCATCTCCTCCAGAAAACGCCTGCCCAAACGGGTCCCATGGACCAGGCGAGGGATCCCGCACGACACATCTAATTCTTCCTCCCAATGTTTCGTTTTCTCCGATCACAGACGACGGGACAAAGCCCAAATACAAATATCACCAACTCATAGCGATGGCCATCCTCCGATCGCCTATGCGTCGACTCACACTAAAGGAGATTTACAAATGGATCAGCGATACTTACTCCTTCTACGAGCCGGGCCAAGAATGGCAGAACTGCGTCCGACATTCTCTAAGTATGCACAAGGAATTCATCAAAACCAAGAGGCAAGAGGGTGATCCTGGTTTGGGTGGCTACTGGGAAATTAAACCCGGTAATGAGTCTAAATTGCTCAGGAAATCAACTCGAAAAGCAGCATCTACCGAAGTATGTCTTATATCGATACGTCCTGAGCCCTCCAGCCTAACTAAGGCCCCGATGGGAGTGCCCTCGCCTCACCCGCCTGCATCTACCTCGCAAATCCCACGCCATCCGCCCAATCAGTGTCCGGAAGATGTCGTGACCAGAAGTTCTGACGTCCTTCGTCTTGTGGGCTCCTCATCGGACTCCTCACCCGTACCGAGATGCTCCCAGGCACGAAACCGGAGGCGGAATCACGGTCTTCGAACCCAGTCTCGCACAACcgcaacatcaccacccctAAAGCGGAAGTTTGATTCGACGGATGTCGCACCGGCCGAAATGCGGCCAACGCCGCAAACATTCTACCTGACTCAGATGCCTGAGCTATCTAACGGACGCGCCGAGGTGGAAATCGCTCGTATACGGGGGTCGACCTGCGGATCAATGAAGCTTCGGCCTCCATCATATTCACCCGGACATCAATCCAGTGACGTAGGTACGAATCCACCCTCGACTCCAGCCGTGCGGGCTGATTCCCCGCCGCCCTTACCCTCACCGAGCACAAGTGGACGTATGCGCCAGAATTTGTCAAGTCAGAGCCTACAGTCAACGCCGCCACCTTtatttgacattgacgaagacAACTGTCCATGGAGTTTTTTCGGCTTGAGTGAAATTGGAATCAACCCCGATATCAATCCACAGCCGGAATTCGACATTTTTCCAGACCCTGTGTCAATGGATAGCCCTCTCACTGTTCGTATCGGATCAGTGGATGCTCACTCCCCAGTCAATCGCGCAGCCAGGCGAGCGCCACGGGACGGATCCCCTCCCACGGCTGCCCTTGCTGATATCCCGAACTTTGGCGCGAAACAGCATCGCATCTCAACACCTCTGGTCAAGACTGCTGAGTGCTGCTCATCActcttcttggaggcattAAATAAGGCATGTGACGGGCCAGGTTCGCCACTTTGGTCACCGCagtcgtcgccgtcgccatggGATTCTTCCTACGAGCCCTCCACAATGCTGTATCACAGAGATGGCGATAATTAA
- a CDS encoding adiponectin receptor protein 1 (similar to Magnaporthe oryzae 70-15 XP_003711198.1), protein MWGSGISCIHFALRCARSTLRLTFFSALTMTAGLCIALTLRSWFHQPKYRTMRTLMYCFLGASLFIPVAAAWDAFGTVEVLDKAVGFRSFVWLAAINLLGGLLYTTRVPERWFPGKFDLFGQSHNLMHALVMAGAFIRLQGLMDVYASWRVDGSMSAYCQGGVSAGNLLGLITYNHNRRVLESSVDKVII, encoded by the coding sequence ATGTGGGGTTCCGGTATTTCCTGCATTCACTTTGCTCTCCGGTGTGCCCGTTCAACCCTCCGGTTAACGTTTTTTTCTGCCCTGACGATGACTGCCGGCCTTTGCATAGCACTAACCCTGCGATCGTGGTTTCATCAACCAAAGTACCGTACTATGAGGACCCTCATGTACTGCTTCCTCGGGGCAAGCCTGTTCATCCCCGTTGCTGCCGCTTGGGACGCCTTCGGGACCGTTGAGGTGCTGGACAAGGCAGTGGGATTTCGATCATTTGTCTGGCTGGCAGCGATTAACCTTTTAGGGGGGCTCCTGTACACAACTAGGGTGCCTGAGCGTTGGTTCCCAGGCAAGTTTGACTTGTTTGGGCAAAGCCACAACTTGATGCAtgctttggtgatggctggCGCATTCATTAGACTCCAAGGGTTGATGGATGTCTATGCGAGCTGGCGGGTGGATGGAAGCATGTCTGCCTATTGCCAGGGCGGAGTATCAGCGGGCAACTTGTTGGGCTTAATCACATATAACCATAATCGACGTGTATTGGAGTCTTCTGTGGACAAGGTTATTATTTAA
- a CDS encoding Nucleoside phosphorylase domain protein (similar to Metarhizium robertsii ARSEF 23 XP_007825849.2), whose amino-acid sequence MPEPERYTVGWICAIKTEYVAARAFLDEIHKDPVAVSPNDNNAYTTGRMGEHNVVIAVLPDGEYGISSAASVARDMMHSFSNIRVGLMVGIGGGAPSRKHDIRLGDIVVSAPRDGKGGVFQYDFGKTIQDQSFRPTGFLNQPPAVLRTAMTLLSGQYESDGHNIEMDINDILQEKPRLQNTYGRPDPSSDRLYRSGVVHPVNDDASCVATCGTDGSKLILRPERTRHEDNPAIHYGLIASANQLMKDALIRDKLATEMGVLCFEMEAAGLMNHFPCLVVRGICDYSDSHKKKEWQGYAAMTAAAYAKDLLRRIAPNKIEAEKKLGDILSDLHGAAEQGLDIAQKHHEVAETHLGIVKARLSQKEQEEIQKCHQLFRLTDGSRDTTYEWYKDRVEDRVKDTCLWFLQHERFQSWLKQDFGPLLVTADPGCGKSVLAKYLIDHGLPQSATICYFFFKDQDQNTVRQALCALLHQLFSQKPALIEHAMTQFRKDGQGLINSTESLWKVLRSALKDPQARPVIMVLDALDECAESEFTNLMRNVQSQFRSDQSGHGTVKYLLTSRPYEQIVSEFQDLLGSFPNIRIPGEEESEAISQEVNCVITHRVNQLSEKKHLSDQVKVRLMDRLLKITHRTYLWAYLVFDHLKTKDFKKTPRGVESAITTLPETVNDAYEQILNRSKEPLLARKALSIILAASRPLTLSEMNVAVNIDGESRSMDDLDLEDENDFKCRLRSLCGLFLSIHHGKIYFLHQTAREFLLVNLALPITTSSGLRWHHSITIHQAHTVLAELCVLYLNFFNSDFGLPTNANGEINHSVDSHAFLDYSAKTWGSHFRKARIMDNASIMPYALRISNPDLKSYSAWFRIYWRTTRMEDTDFTDLLVASYFGHSGVVKLLLEQGADIEAKDSKHGRTPLLWAANKGHGPVVKLLLRNGANVEAKDSEYNQTPLSLAALQGHGAVVRLLLGKGADIEAKDSRVGRTPLLWAAEMGHEAVFKLLLRNGANIEAKNRIVSQTPGWQVAWERRQARVQLLLRKCASIKAKNNEYGQTPLSWAALEGHGAIVKLLLGNGADVEAKNKFGQTPLLWAALEGHEAVVKLLLGEGADIEAKDSEYGQTPLLWAALEGHEAIVKLLLGEGADIEVKDSEYGQTPLSWAAEKGHKSVVKILLENGADVEAKDSEYDQTPLLWAALEGHAAVVRLLLGNGADIEAKDSKHGRTPLLWAADEGHEAVVKLLLGNGANVEAKDSEYDRTPLLLAALEGHAAIVKLLLGKGADVKAEDSACGQTPLLWAAEKGHKAVVKLLLEKGANVVAKDSKYGRTPLLWAARNGHVAVVKQLLEKDAYMEAEDSEYG is encoded by the exons ATGCCTGAACCCGAAAGGTATACAGTCGGCTGGATCTGCGCCATAAAGACCGAGTACGTTGCCGCACGAGCATTTCTCGACGAGATACACAAAGACCCGGTAGCCGTGTCGCCGAACGACAATAACGCTTATACAACGGGCAGAATGGGAGAACACAACGTCGTTATTGCTGTCTTGCCTGACGGGGAGTACGGCATATCCTCTGCTGCAAGCGTCGCAAGGGATATGATGCACAGCTTTTCGAATATTAGAGTTGGTCTGATGGTCggcattggtggtggtgcgccAAGCAGAAAGCATGATATCCGTCTCGGCGACATTGTGGTCAGCGCCCCTCGAGATGGTAAGGGTGGCGTGTTTCAgtacgactttggcaaaACCATTCAAGATCAGAGTTTCAGGCCCACGGGATTTCTGAACCAACCCCCTGCTGTCCTGCGTACAGCGATGACTCTACTCAGTGGCCAGTACGAGAGTGACGGCCACAATATTGAAATGGATATCAACGACATTCTCCAAGAGAAGCCACGGTTGCAGAATACGTACGGCCGACCGGACCCAAGTAGCGACAGGTTGTATCGATCCGGAGTTGTGCATCCTGTAAATGACGACGCAAGCTGCGTGGCAACCTGCGGTACCGATGGATCAAAGCTAATACTGCGACCCGAACGAACTCGACACGAGGATAATCCGGCAATTCACTACGGCCTGATCGCTTCGGCGAACCAGTTGATGAAGGACGCTCTGATTAGGGATAAGCTCGCCACAGAAATGGGCGTTTTATGCTTTGAAATGGAAGCGGCTGGGCTCATGAACCATTTCccttgtctggttgttcgCGGCATATGCGACTATTCAGACTCCCACAAAAAAAAGGAGTGGCAGGGGTATGCAGCAATGACAGCTGCAGCATATGCCAAAGATCTTCTCCGCCGAATAGCGCCAAATAAgattgaggctgagaagaaaCTCGGCGACATTCTGTCCG ACCTCCATGGAGCTGCAGAACAGGGCCTGGACATTGCACAAAAGCACCATGAAGTTGCAGAAACGCATTTAGGGATTGTAAAAGCGCGGCTGTCccaaaaagaacaagaggAAATACAAAAGTGTCACCAGCTGTTCCGCCTCACGGATGGCAGCAGGGATACCACATACGAGTGGTATAAAGACCGAGTGGAGGACAGAGTTAAAGACACGTGCCTGTGGTTCCTCCAGCACGAGCGCTTCCAAAGCTGGTTAAAACAGGATTTCGGGCCCCTGCTAGTCACGGCAGatcctggctgtggaaagtcAGTATTAGCCAAGTACTTAATCGACCACGGCTTACCACAATCGGCAACTATATGCTACTTCTTCTTTaaagaccaagaccagaatACCGTCCGCCAAGCATTATGCGCTCTGCTTCACCAGCTCTTCTCTCAGAAACCGGCTCTAATTGAACACGCCATGACCCAATTCCGTAAGGATGGGCAAGGTTTAATCAACTCTACAGAATCGCTCTGGAAGGTTTTACGAAGCGCCCTGAAAGATCCCCAGGCAAGACCCGTAATTATGGTCCTTGACGCCCTGGACGAATGTGCCGAATCAGAGTTTACGAATCTAATGCGGAATGTGCAGAGCCAATTCCGCAGCGATCAATCGGGCCATGGCACGGTGAAGTATCTTCTAACGAGCCGCCCATATGAGCAGATCGTGTCTGAGTTCCAGGACCTATTAGGTTCTTTCCCAAATATTCGCATACCAGGTGAGGAGGAGTCGGAAGCCATCAGTCAGGAGGTGAACTGCGTCATTACGCACCGGGTCAATCAGCTGTCGGAGAAGAAGCACCTCTCagatcaagtcaaggttCGCCTAATGGATCGATTGCTCAAAATTACGCACCGCACCTACCTCTGGGCGTACCTTGTGTTCGACCACTTGAAGACAAAGGACTTCAAAAAGACGCCGAGAGGGGTTGAATCCGCCATTACAACTCTGCCAGAGACTGTTAACGATGCATATGAACAGATTCTGAACAGGTCTAAGGAACCATTGTTAGCCCGAAAGGCATTGAGTATTATCTTAGCCGCGAGTCGGCCGCTAACACTCTCGGAAATGAACGTAGCCGTAAATATAGACGGCGAATCACGGTCTATGGACGACCTAGACTTGGAGGACGAAAACGACTTCAAGTGTCGTCTCAGATCTTTGTGCGGATTGTTCCTTtcaatccatcatggcaaaaTTTATTTCCTTCATCAAACTGCTCGCGAGTTTCTCCTTGTAAATTTAGCGTTACCCATAACTACTTCATCAGGGCTACGCTGGCATCACTCCATTACCATTCACCAGGCACACACCGTTCTTGCGGAGCTCTGTGTGCTGTATCtaaacttcttcaactctgACTTCGGCCTTCCGACAAACGCAAATGGGGAAATCAACCACTCTGTCGATAGTCACGCCTTCTTAGATTACTCGGCCAAAACGTGGGGCAGTCACTTCCGCAAGGCTAGGATAATGGATAACGCTTCTATTATGCCTTACGCTCTAAGAATTTCTAATCCAGATTTAAAGAGCTATTCGGCATGGTTTAGAATCTATTGGAGGACTACACGGATGGAGGATACAGATTTCACGGATCTTTTGGTGGCGTCATATTTTGGACATAGTGGCGTGGTCaagttgctgctggagcaAGGCGCCGATatcgaggccaaggacagTAAGCACGGTCGAACGCCGCTGTTATGGGCCGCCAACAAGGGCCACGGACCCGtagtcaagctgctgctgaggaaTGGCGCCAACGTTGAGGCTAAGGACAGTGAATACAATCAAACGCCACTATCGTTGGCCGCCTTACAAGGGCATGGGGCCGTGGTCAGGCTGCTACTTGGGAAGGGCGCCGATATTGAGGCCAAGGACAGTAGGGTCGGTCGAACGCCGCTATTATGGGCCGCCGAAATGGGCCACGAGGCCGTattcaagctgctgcttaGGAATGGCGCTAACATCGAGGCTAAGAATAGAATAGTTAGTCAAACGCCGGGGTGGCAAGTCGCCTGGGAGAGGAGACAGGCTAGGGTTCAGCTGCTACTTAGGAAGTGCGCCAGCATTAAGGCTAAGAACAATGAGTACGGTCAAACGCCGCTATCGTGGGCCGCCTTGGAAGGGCACGGGGCCATAGTCAAATTGCTACTTGGGAATGGCGCCGACGTTGAGGCTAAGAACAAATTTGGCCAGACGCCGCTGTTGTGGGCCGCCTTAGAAGGGCACGAGGCCGtagtcaagctgctgctaGGAGAAGGCGCCGACATCGAGGCTAAGGATAGTGAGTACGGTCAAACACCGCTGTTGTGGGCCGCCTTGGaggggcacgaggccatagtcaagctgctgctaGGAGAAGGCGCCGACATCGAGGTTAAAGATAGTGAGTACGGTCAAACGCCGCTGTCGTGGGCCGCAGAGAAGGGCCACAAGTCCGTAGTCAAGATACTGCTCGAAAacggcgccgacgtcgaggccaaggacagTGAGTACGATCAAACGCCGCTGTTGTGGGCCGCCTTAGAAGGCCACGCGGCCGTAGTcaggctgctgcttgggAATGGCGCCGATATTGAGGCCAAGGACAGTAAGCACGGTCGAACGCCGCTGTTATGGGCTGCTGATGAGGGCCATGAGGCCGtagtcaagctgctgcttgggaATGGCGCCAACGTTGAGGCTAAGGACAGTGAGTACGATCGAACGCCGCTATTGTTGGCCGCCCTAGAAGGCCATGCGGCCAtagtcaagctgctcctTGGGAAGGGCGCCGACGTTAAGGCTGAGGACAGTGCGTGCGGTCAAACGCCGCTATTATGGGCCGCCGAAAAGGGCCACAAGGCCGTGGTCAAGCTGTTACTTGAAAAGGGAGCCAACGTCGTAGCCAAGGACAGTAAGTACGGTCGAACGCCGCTATTATGGGCCGCTAGGAACGGGCACGTGGCCGTGGTCAAGCAGCTACTTGAGAAGGACGCCTATATGGAAGCTGAGGATAGTGAGTACGGTTAA
- a CDS encoding glycosyltransferase family 31 protein (similar to Metarhizium robertsii ARSEF 23 XP_007823142.1), which produces MRILRCIPVLTKACLVIFLVTFIYLRLWSIPKRVSTVAIANSKHDHGSEPHGFDTLMQDEVNCQADHKHLLNIKKKYELNTFTYAKRLVRFNRKNVQRKGMTILPQRLFTAGFQFIDANSQVESSIPGCSPPIQAPVSSSAFPQGADASEFMFGVSTTYERFTEWSTAFLDDWTYWLTDGAGKSNGGKMVLAILNADEGQLTDARSLLTKTGVDVDVIAANASLPMATRYLSLIPTMHTHPDAGKKKWLVLCDDDTFFPSMNALKERLEEYDHKRELYIGALSEDAVAVQRHGSQAFGGAGVFLSPSIASRVASAFQNCTSEAELVKADWQGDRLLHQCIQEHSDISLTILPGLWQLDVSGDPAGFYEWGTKPLSLHHYRSWYYATPNLYSKIAYVCGEDCTLQRFQTADDYIITGYSIAHYPVGISFNTEAIEATFRVSDESGWNFACKFGALRKSLTGTGRKISWELKESIIQKDGCLLQTYIRKGNDTRWVNTDIGAAASHDSVIELVWGPGGTRPIN; this is translated from the coding sequence ATGAGAATCCTGCGATGTATACCCGTCTTGACAAAGGCATGTTTGGTGATCTTTTTGGTGACATTCATCTATCTGCGGCTATGGTCAATACCCAAACGTGTTTCAACAGTCGCCATTGCTAATAGTAAGCACGACCATGGAAGCGAACCCCACGGCTTTGACACTCTTATGCAAGATGAGGTAAACTGTCAAGCAGACCATAAACATCTTCTTAATATCAAGAAGAAGTACGAGCTTAACACTTTTACCTATGCGAAGCGACTTGTGCGTTTTAATCGGAAGAATGTTCAGAGGAAGGGCATGACCATCCTTCCCCAGCGGCTCTTCACGGCCGGTTTCCAGTTCATAGATGCGAATTCTCAAGTAGAGTCGAGCATTCCTGGTTGCTCTCCGCCGATCCAAGCCCCGGTATCATCTTCCGCTTTCCCACAGGGCGCTGATGCTTCTGAGTTCATGTTCGGCGTCTCCACTACCTACGAGCGCTTCACGGAGTGGTCCACTGCCTTTCTTGACGACTGGACGTATTGGCTGACAGATGGTGCCGGGAAGTCCAATGGAGGAAAAATGGTTCTTGCGATCTTAAATGCGGATGAAGGACAGCTCACTGACGCCAGGTCTCTCCTCACCAAAAcgggtgttgatgtcgatgtcatAGCAGCCAACGCGTCGTTGCCAATGGCTACAAGATATCTCTCCCTCATCCCTACGATGCATACCCACCCCGATGCtggaaaaaagaaatggCTCGTGCTGTGCGATGATGATACTTTTTTCCCCAGCATGAACGCGTTGAAGGAGAGACTCGAAGAGTACGACCACAAGAGAGAGCTGTACATCGGCGCCTTATCAGAAGATGCGGTTGCAGTTCAGAGGCACGGGTCACAAGCATTCGGTGGCGCCGGAGTATTCCTATCGCCATCAATAGCCTCGAGGGTAGCTAGCGCTTTCCAAAATTGCACTTCCGAGGCGGAACTCGTCAAGGCCGACTGGCAAGGGGACCGACTCCTGCACCAGTGCATTCAGGAACACTCGGACATCAGTTTGACAATATTACCTGGCCTCTGGCAGCTAGATGTATCTGGGGACCCAGCAGGCTTTTATGAATGGGGGACCAAACCCTTGTCCCTTCATCACTACCGCAGCTGGTATTATGCCACTCCCAATCTTTATTCTAAGATCGCTTACGTCTGCGGTGAGGACTGTACGCTTCAGAGATTTCAAACTGCAGACGATTACATCATAACGGGATACTCCATTGCTCACTACCCGGTGGGTATTTCATTTAATACGGAAGCCATAGAAGCTACTTTTCGGGTCTCTGACGAAAGTGGGTGGAACTTTGCCTGCAAGTTCGGTGCTCTGAGGAAATCGCTCACGGGCACAGGAAGGAAAATATCCTGGGAGCTCAAAGAATCCATAATTCAGAAGGATGGATGCTTGCTACAGACATATATCCGAAAGGGAAACGACACCCGGTGGGTAAATACGGACATCGGGGCCGCGGCTAGTCATGACAGCGTGATAGAGTTGGTTTGGGGCCCTGGTGGAACAAGACCTATAAATTAA